The Synechococcus sp. RS9916 DNA segment TTTGATCCCCACCGTTGAGAAGCGGGCCGAAGAGCTTGCGTCCCTTGGGTCCGCCGCTCTGGCCGGGTTTGATCCCAAGGGTGACGACTGGGCCGCCGGTTGGCTGCTGCAGGTGTTTCAACGTCAGCAACCCCAGGTGCTTCCTTCGCTGTTGGGGGCCTCCAACGGATGGTTTGATGCACCATCGGCGGTGGGGATTGATTACAGCCCTCTGCAGCGCGATTTGCTGGCGGAACAGTTTGAAGAGGCAGATCGGTTCACCAGCCGGGTGTTGCGGCAGCTCGCAGGGCCTGACGCAGAGCAGCGTGGGTACGTGTATTTCAGTGAAGTGCCTCCGATGCAAGGCCTGGATTTGATCACCCTCGACCGCCTCTGGACCGCCTATTCCCAGGGTCGGTTTGGTTTCACGGCTCAGGCCAAATTGTTGGCCGCTCTCGATGGTCGTTACGAGCGTCTGTGGCCACGGATCGGTTGGAAACAGGATGGTGTCTGGACCCGCTATCCCGGGGCTTTCACCTGGAGCCTGACTGCGCCTGAAGGTCATATGCCCTTGATCAATCAGTTGCGTGGTGTGCGCCTGATGGATGCTTTGCTCAACCATCCTTCTCTGGAAGGACGTCGTTAAGGCGTGATCGGTTGGGTGGCAGCCGCACCTGAGGCCGTTAAGGTCGAATCAGAGTGCTGCTCTGCCGATGGCGTCGAGCGAACACACGGTGGTGTCGTTGACGCAAAAGCTGCGCCCGCTTTCGCTTGTGCCCACGTTCCGCTGGGCTGATTTCATCCTCCCGTCAACGCTTCAGTTGAGTCCGTTGCTCGAGTTGTTGCTCGAACCGGTGACCTGCGAGCAGACCGCCATGCGCTTGGAACTGGGCCTTCAGGAAGCGCTGGTCAATGCCGTACGTCACGGCAATGGAGGCGACAGCGGCAAGTGGCTGCGGGTGCGGCGGATCCTGACCCCCCATTGGCTCGTGTGGCAGATCCAAGACGAGGGGGAGGGCTTACCGATCGAAGCTCGTGCAGGGGAGTTGCCGCAGCGTCTGGATGCCGCGCGAGGTCGTGGTCTGTTCCTGATCCATCAATGTTTTGATGATGTGCGTTGGAGTCGGCGCGGAAATCGGCTTCAGGTGGCCTGCCGTAAACCCCTACAAGATTCGTCTGGCTTCAGCGGTGGGGACAGCCAGGATCCTTCAGTTCCCGCTTGAGCCATCGCAGGCCCTGCTCGGTGAGAGCACAGGCATCAGCGTTGCTTCCTCCTTTCAACAGCTGGAGCAGTGCACCGGTGAGCAATTCGGCAGCACGACGATCGGCATCGGTTTTCAGAGCGTGCCAGTTCCGGTCCGTCAGGCGTAAGTGTTCATGGAGGTCCTGAGCTAGGGCAGCGGCTTCAGCAGGCCATTCGGTGGAGCGTGCAGGCATTGCGCTGCGGAATCAAGCGATCAACCTCCCTATCCTGCAGGGTGATCCCCGTTGATGCGGCATGGGTGCCCGCTGGAGCCGTTCGCATCGTCAGCTCCCTCGGCATGGCCATCAGCGCCACTCGGGTGAATGGAGGATGTTGCATGGTCTGGCGCGGCTGCTGGTGGTGCTTCAGCAGTTCCAGGGTTCTCGCGCCAAGCCGAGACGATCTTTGGGTCTACGCGAGCGCCGACTCCATCAACGCCATCGCCTGCTTCAGCAGTTGGCTGAGGCCAATCCAGCCTTTCAGCAACTCACTCCCCCGGCGAAAGGCTGGTGGCTCTGGCACGGTCTGCGCTGGGGTGGCCCTGCGGTGTTGATTGGGTGGTGGCTCGCTCAGGCCGCCACGGGTTGAGGTCGCACCACCACCACCGATGGGGGTCTGACGTTGCTGGGTTCAGCTTGATCACGGATCCAGGCCTGGTGAAGAGCACGACGGCGTCTGTCTTCAGCGAGAACAAGCCGGTCAGCGGCGCCCTGGGGACTTTCCCCGGGGTACATCCGCGTTCGCAAGCAGATCCCAAACCCGGTGGCCTCCACCTGCACATGCCCCTCCATCAGCACAACTTCAAAGGTCCAACCTTGAAGCCAGCGCACCTGAAAGGGGTTGGTCATGTCCTTCCTGATCCGTGTGGTTGAACCCTATGGACCGACAGAGGCAGCTGGCAGGGGGGTGTCAGCGAATGCCTATGCCGTTGGCGGTTTGGTGGCGGTCCAAACCCGGGTCATGAAGTGGGAGTCGGCGGCAATTCCTGTGAAGCCAGCCTGTTGAAGGCGACGTTCCATGTCATCGCTGATGTAATCGCGGTAATAAGGCTCGTGGAAGGCCTTGCGGAAGTTGTCCATCGCGAGTTCGAACTGAGGAGAATCCGCCAACTGGATGGAATCCGCCAGAACGAACACTCCGCCTGGCTCCAA contains these protein-coding regions:
- a CDS encoding GUN4 domain-containing protein, yielding MLSGLSSTPSLTVEQLLERFRTGSARQRRSLIPTVEKRAEELASLGSAALAGFDPKGDDWAAGWLLQVFQRQQPQVLPSLLGASNGWFDAPSAVGIDYSPLQRDLLAEQFEEADRFTSRVLRQLAGPDAEQRGYVYFSEVPPMQGLDLITLDRLWTAYSQGRFGFTAQAKLLAALDGRYERLWPRIGWKQDGVWTRYPGAFTWSLTAPEGHMPLINQLRGVRLMDALLNHPSLEGRR
- a CDS encoding ATP-binding protein; amino-acid sequence: MASSEHTVVSLTQKLRPLSLVPTFRWADFILPSTLQLSPLLELLLEPVTCEQTAMRLELGLQEALVNAVRHGNGGDSGKWLRVRRILTPHWLVWQIQDEGEGLPIEARAGELPQRLDAARGRGLFLIHQCFDDVRWSRRGNRLQVACRKPLQDSSGFSGGDSQDPSVPA
- a CDS encoding DUF6439 family protein, which codes for MPARSTEWPAEAAALAQDLHEHLRLTDRNWHALKTDADRRAAELLTGALLQLLKGGSNADACALTEQGLRWLKRELKDPGCPHR